A window of the Bufo gargarizans isolate SCDJY-AF-19 chromosome 1, ASM1485885v1, whole genome shotgun sequence genome harbors these coding sequences:
- the LOC122930600 gene encoding gastrula zinc finger protein XlCGF17.1-like produces MGDPPCKSEVEEDIPGDVTTENPSKNCDGNVIYLLSYKAEDEDTMQRSSGETLINLNVHPGLHSTDVSYNLPKHEEPQGDKRFKCGKEFSKRSRLSTHKRILTGEKPYCCAECGKHFTKKSNLVTHEQIHTGEKPYSCSECGKCFAKKLHLVAHEISHIGEKPYSCSECGKCFTERSSLVTHEKIHTGEKPYSCSECEKCFIRKSHLVIHQKSHIREKPYSCSECFKCFSIKSSLVRHGKIHKAEKPYSCSESGEWFTEKSKLVRDEKNHTGEKPYSCSECGKCFTWKSDLVRHERRHTGEKTFLYIPKHLQNQPPDKTVPGETPGPDYHT; encoded by the exons atgggcgatcccccgtgtaagagtgaggtggaggaggacattccaggagatgtcaccacag AAAATCCCAGTAAAAATTGTGATGGAAATGTTATATACTTGCTAAGTTATAAAGCAGAAGATGAGGATACCATGCAGCGTTCTTCAGGAGAAACTCTCATTAACCTTAATGTACATCCtggacttcacagtacagatgtaTCTTATAATCTCCCTAAACATGAGGAACCTCAAGGGGATAAAAGATTTAAGTGTGGTAAAGAGTTCAGTAAAAGATCAAGACTTTCTACACACAAAAGAATTCTGACAGGGGAAAAGCCATACTGCTGTGCAGAATGTGGGAAGCACTTCAcaaagaaatcaaatcttgttacacatgagcaaattcacacgggagagaagccatattcatgttcagaatgtgggaaatgttttgcaaagAAATTACATCTTGTTGCACATGAAATAAGTCACATAGGAGAGAAGCCttactcctgttcagaatgtgggaagtgctttACAGAAAGATCaagtcttgttacacatgagaaaattcacacaggagagaaaccgtattcatgttcagaatgtgagaaatgctttattaggaaatcacatcttgttatacatcagaaaaGTCACAtaagagagaagccatattcctgttcagaatgtttTAAGTGCTTCTCAAtaaaatcaagtcttgttagacATGGGAAAATTCACAAAGCAGAGAAGCCATACTCCTGCTCAGAAAGTGGTGAATGGTTTACAGAGAAATCTAAACTTGTGAGAGATGAgaaaaatcacacaggagagaaaccatattcctgttcagaatgtgggaaatgttttacatggaaatcagatcttgttagacatgagagacgtcacacaggagaaaaaacgtttttat aTATTCCCAAGCATCTTCAAAACCAACCTCCAgacaaaaccgtgccaggggagacccctggaccggactatCACACCTGA